One Cuculus canorus isolate bCucCan1 chromosome 1, bCucCan1.pri, whole genome shotgun sequence DNA segment encodes these proteins:
- the CCKBR gene encoding gastrin/cholecystokinin type B receptor codes for MDPRRPNGSLLCPGNGNGTGNGCDIPGRSGRGGTGTGDLDLMVRVLLYAVIFVLSLCGNALVVAVLLLNRRLRTVTNSFLLSLALSDLMLALCCMPFTLIPNLMGTFVFGEVVCKLMAYLMGVSVSVSTFSLVAIAIERYSAICKPLQSRSWQTRSHACRVIAGTWLLSALLMLPYAVYSTTRPPGTQCSHHWPSDRVRQAWYILLLLILFFIPGVVMIVAYGLISRELYRGIRFELDIKGDPGAQRSVSAEPPCDDGDGCYLQAWRPGGSALALRALGAQQDRARINSSEAKLVAKRRVIRMLVVIVAMFFLCWLPVFTANTWKAFSPAAAQRALSGAPISFIHLLSYTSACANPLIYCFMNRRFRAAFLASCDGCRRACPRRAPHADPNAAAAASLSKFSYTTVSSLGAP; via the exons ATGGACCCGCGGCGCCCGAACGGGTCCCTCCTCTGCCCCGGGAACGGGAACGGCACCGGGAACGGCTGCGACATCCCCGGCAGGAGCGGCCGGGGCGGAACGGGGACGGGAG ACCTGGACCTGATGGTCCGCGTCCTCCTCTACGCGGTGATCTTCGTGCTGAGCCTCTGCGGGAACGCGCTGGTGGTGGCCGTGCTGCTCCTCAACCGTCGGCTCCGCACCGTCACcaactccttcctcctctcgCTGGCGCTCAGCGACCTCATGTTGGCGCTTTGCTGTATGCCCTTCACCCTCATCCCCAACCTCATGGGCACCTTCGTCTTCGGAGAGGTCGTCTGCAAGCTCATGGCATACCTGATGG GCGTCTCGGTCTCGGTCTCCACCTTCAGCCTGGTGGCCATCGCCATCGAGCGCTACAGCGCCATCTGCAAACCGCTGCAGTCGCGCTCGTGGCAGACGCGGTCGCACGCCTGCCGGGTGATCGCCGGCACGTGGCTCCTCTCGGCGCTCCTCATGCTGCCCTACGCCGTCTACAGCACCACCCGCCCGCCCGGCACACAGTGCTCCCACCACTGGCCCAGCGACCGCGTCCGCCAGGCCTG GTACATCCTGctgctcctcatcctcttcttcATCCCGGGCGTGGTGATGATCGTGGCCTACGGACTCATCTCCCGCGAGCTCTACCGGGGGATCCGCTTCGAGCTGGACATCAAGGGGGACCCTGGAG CCCAGCGCAGCGTCAGCGCGGAGCCGCCCTGCGACGACGGCGACGGTTGCTACCTGCAGGCGTGGCGGCCGGGCGGCTCCGCGCTGGCGCTGCGGGCGCTGGGCGCGCAGCAGGACCGGGCGCGCATCAACAGCTCGGAGGCCAAGCTGGTGGCCAAGCGGCGCGTGATCCGCATGCTGGTGGTCATCGTGGCCATGTTCTTCCTCTGCTGGCTGCCCGTCTTCACCGCCAACACGTGGAAGGCCTTCTCGCCGGCGGCGGCGCAGCGGGCGCTCTCGGGGGCGCCCATCTCCTTcatccacctcctctcctacacCTCCGCCTGCGCCAACCCCCTCATCTACTGCTTCATGAACCGACGCTTCCGCGCGGCCTTCCTGGCGTCGTGCGACGGCTGCCGCCGCGCCTGCCCGCGCCGCGCGCCCCACGCCGACCCCaacgccgccgccgccgcatCGCTCTCCAAGTTCAGCTACACCACCGTCAGCAGCCTCGGGGCGCCCTGA